One genomic region from Arthrobacter sp. YN encodes:
- the pdhA gene encoding pyruvate dehydrogenase (acetyl-transferring) E1 component subunit alpha has translation MGSTQLPPGTEDTLAATSAAAAAPGEPVEMVQLLGPDGKLGSDPVFSDYAKRIDPEKLRVFYTDMARIRRFDQEATALQRQGELALWVPLTGQEAAQIGSGHASQPQDYIFPTYREHGVALVRNVDLAELLKQFRGVSNGGWDPRENNFHLYTLVLAAQTLHAVGYAMGIQRDQKLAAATDSTDPKAAVIAYFGDGASSEGDVHESMVFAASYDAPVVFFCQNNHWAISVPTEVQTKVPLANRAKGYGFPGIRVDGNDVIAVHAVTEWALEHAREGRGPVLIEAYTYRVGAHTTADDPTKYRESAEEAAWREKDPLDRLESYLRAEGLADEAFFDQVKADGDELAKYVRSTTHGLEVPDIRDAFASVYAEQHPLIAEELAWFEEYSAGFESDEETAH, from the coding sequence ATGGGCTCGACACAACTGCCCCCCGGGACGGAAGACACTCTCGCGGCAACCTCCGCGGCAGCAGCCGCGCCAGGCGAACCGGTGGAAATGGTTCAGTTGCTAGGCCCTGACGGAAAACTGGGTTCAGATCCAGTGTTCTCGGATTACGCCAAGCGCATTGATCCCGAGAAGTTGCGTGTTTTCTACACGGATATGGCCAGGATCCGTCGTTTCGACCAGGAAGCCACCGCCTTGCAGCGCCAGGGTGAGTTGGCGCTGTGGGTGCCGCTGACAGGTCAGGAAGCCGCGCAGATCGGTTCCGGCCATGCAAGCCAGCCCCAAGACTACATCTTCCCCACCTACCGCGAACACGGTGTCGCGCTGGTCCGCAACGTAGACCTCGCCGAACTGCTCAAGCAGTTCCGCGGTGTGTCCAACGGTGGCTGGGATCCCCGTGAGAACAACTTCCACCTGTACACGCTGGTCCTTGCAGCCCAGACACTGCACGCAGTTGGCTATGCCATGGGCATCCAGAGGGACCAGAAGCTTGCCGCAGCAACTGACTCCACAGACCCCAAAGCCGCAGTCATCGCTTACTTCGGTGATGGAGCCAGCTCAGAAGGCGACGTCCACGAGTCCATGGTCTTTGCTGCGTCCTACGACGCCCCGGTGGTGTTCTTCTGCCAGAACAACCACTGGGCCATCTCCGTGCCCACCGAAGTCCAGACCAAGGTTCCGCTGGCCAATCGAGCCAAGGGCTACGGCTTCCCGGGAATCCGTGTGGACGGCAATGACGTCATCGCAGTCCACGCCGTCACCGAGTGGGCCTTGGAGCATGCCCGTGAAGGCCGCGGCCCTGTGCTGATCGAGGCGTACACCTACCGGGTCGGCGCACACACCACCGCCGATGACCCCACCAAGTACCGCGAATCCGCAGAGGAAGCTGCCTGGCGCGAGAAGGACCCCCTGGACCGCCTGGAGAGTTACCTGCGCGCCGAAGGGCTTGCGGACGAAGCTTTCTTCGATCAGGTCAAAGCCGATGGCGATGAGTTGGCCAAGTATGTCCGCAGCACCACGCATGGCCTTGAAGTCCCGGACATCCGGGATGCGTTCGCCAGCGTCTACGCCGAACAACACCCTCTGATTGCAGAGGAACTGGCCTGGTTCGAGGAGTACTCGGCCGGCTTCGAAAGCGATGAGGAGACAGCTCACTGA